A genome region from Wielerella bovis includes the following:
- a CDS encoding 3'-5' exonuclease: MTPILVFDIETIPDAHAIRVLHQLPDTLSDAEVVEFAAQQRRAKTGSDFMPHHLHRVVAISCCLRWNDKIHINTLSKTNSSEAEMIAEFFKLIDKYTPQLVSWNGGGFDLPVLHYRALIHGIQAARYWDMGEGDFRDSRDFKYNNYINRYHNRHCDLMDLLAMYTGRANAPLDDLAKLCGFPGKLGMDGGQVWQAYQDGKIQEIRDYCETDVANTYLVFQRYRLMSGALTHEEYEYEIEKCHEYLLAASEEKEHWGVFLDAWE, from the coding sequence ATGACTCCGATTCTTGTTTTTGATATTGAAACCATTCCCGATGCACACGCCATTCGTGTTTTGCATCAACTGCCCGATACATTGAGCGATGCCGAAGTGGTGGAATTTGCCGCGCAACAACGCCGCGCCAAAACAGGCAGCGATTTTATGCCGCATCATTTGCATCGCGTGGTGGCGATTTCCTGCTGTTTGCGCTGGAACGACAAAATTCACATCAACACGCTCAGCAAAACCAATAGCAGTGAAGCGGAAATGATTGCTGAATTTTTCAAATTGATAGACAAATATACGCCGCAATTAGTCAGTTGGAATGGTGGTGGATTTGATTTGCCTGTGTTGCATTATCGCGCTTTGATTCACGGTATTCAGGCTGCCCGTTATTGGGATATGGGCGAAGGTGATTTCCGCGACAGCCGTGATTTCAAATACAATAATTATATCAATCGCTATCACAATCGCCATTGTGATTTAATGGATTTATTGGCGATGTACACAGGTCGCGCCAACGCACCGCTGGACGATTTAGCTAAATTGTGTGGTTTCCCTGGTAAATTGGGGATGGACGGTGGACAAGTGTGGCAAGCGTATCAAGACGGCAAAATCCAAGAAATCCGCGATTATTGTGAAACCGATGTCGCCAATACCTATCTTGTATTCCAACGTTATCGTTTGATGAGTGGCGCACTCACACACGAAGAATACGAATACGAAATAGAAAAATGCCATGAATATTTGCTGGCTGCATCGGAAGAAAAAGAACATTGGGGCGTATTTTTAGATGCTTGGGAATAA
- a CDS encoding valine--tRNA ligase — translation MLNRYTPSEIETKHYQNWEKLGYFQPDMSQASAQNSFSIQLPPPNVTGTLHMGHAFNQTIMDGLTRYYRMAGKQTCWIPGTDHAGIATQIVVERQLAEQNLSRHDLGREAFLEKVWQWKEQSGGTITQQMRRVGCSADWSREYFTMDAPRAEIVTQVFVKLYNQGLIYRGKRLVNWDPVLGTAVSDLEVENVESDGSMWHIRYPLADMPSESVIVATTRPETLLGDVAVAVNPTDERYQHLIGKSLILPLTGRTIPVIADEYVDSEFGTGCVKITPAHDFNDYEVGKRHDTALINVLSLDAKILAQAEVYDYRSNVLESFRLPEKYAGLDRFAARKQIVADLAEQNLLADTKPHKLMTPKGDRTGSVIEPMLTNQWFVNMHAAPNGGEPDSEFKGMSLAQKAKHATDSGAVKFIPENWINTYNQWMNNLQDWCISRQLWWGHQIPAWYDESGKIYVAATEEEAQKQAGSLKLTRDEDVLDTWFSSALVPFSTLGWKDGEPDTAELKAFLPSNVLVTGYEIIFFWVARMIMMTTHIVGKVPFHDVYIHGIVRDHEGKKMSKSEGNVIDPVDLIDGIDLDNLLIKRTTGLRKPETAPQIKEATKKLFPEGIPAMGADALRFTMASYASLGRSVNFDFKRAEGYRNFCNKIWNATNFVLMNTEDKDCGYGAHATEPRAYSFPDQWIIGRVNQVEEQVAKAYESYRFDLAAELLYSFIWNDYCDWYLELAKVQLQTGCESRQRATRHTLLRVLEVSLRLLHPIMPFITEELWQVIAPMCDRKVADSIMNAPFPIADLSFVEQSAFDKMTALQDLIGAVRNLRGEMGIAPSVKAPLFVESADDLADYLKYLPMMARLTEATQVATLPESEDSPVAVCNGARLMLKVEVDKAAETARLNKEAEKLQKALDKLNAKLSKAGYMDKAPAHLVEKDKAELADLQEKMAKIQVALDKLK, via the coding sequence ATGTTGAACAGATACACTCCCTCCGAAATTGAAACCAAACATTATCAAAACTGGGAAAAACTCGGCTATTTCCAGCCCGATATGAGCCAAGCCAGCGCACAAAACAGCTTTTCCATTCAACTGCCGCCGCCAAATGTAACAGGCACGCTGCACATGGGACACGCGTTTAACCAAACCATTATGGACGGCTTAACGCGCTACTACCGCATGGCAGGCAAACAAACGTGCTGGATTCCGGGAACCGACCACGCGGGCATTGCCACCCAAATCGTGGTAGAACGCCAGCTCGCCGAACAAAACTTATCGCGCCACGATTTAGGTCGTGAAGCGTTTTTGGAAAAAGTATGGCAATGGAAAGAACAATCAGGCGGCACGATTACCCAACAAATGCGCCGCGTGGGTTGCTCCGCCGACTGGTCGCGCGAATATTTCACGATGGACGCGCCACGCGCCGAAATCGTTACCCAAGTCTTTGTGAAATTATACAATCAAGGTTTGATTTATCGCGGTAAACGCTTGGTCAACTGGGACCCTGTTCTCGGTACGGCTGTGTCGGATTTGGAAGTGGAAAATGTGGAAAGCGATGGCTCCATGTGGCACATTCGTTACCCATTGGCGGATATGCCGTCTGAAAGCGTGATTGTCGCCACCACGCGCCCCGAAACGCTGTTGGGCGACGTTGCTGTAGCCGTTAATCCGACCGATGAACGCTATCAGCACCTGATTGGCAAATCTTTGATTTTGCCGCTTACAGGTCGCACCATTCCCGTGATTGCCGATGAATATGTGGACAGCGAATTTGGTACAGGCTGTGTCAAAATCACGCCCGCGCACGATTTCAATGACTACGAAGTCGGCAAACGCCACGACACGGCTTTGATTAACGTATTGAGTTTGGACGCAAAAATTTTGGCACAAGCGGAAGTGTATGATTACCGCAGCAATGTACTGGAATCTTTCAGGCTGCCTGAAAAATACGCAGGTTTGGATAGATTTGCTGCGCGTAAACAAATCGTGGCGGATTTGGCAGAACAAAATTTGTTGGCTGACACGAAACCGCACAAATTAATGACCCCCAAAGGCGACCGTACAGGTTCGGTCATTGAACCCATGCTGACCAATCAATGGTTTGTGAATATGCACGCAGCCCCCAATGGCGGCGAACCTGATTCCGAATTTAAAGGCATGAGTCTGGCGCAAAAAGCCAAACACGCCACCGACAGCGGCGCAGTTAAATTTATTCCCGAAAACTGGATTAACACCTATAACCAATGGATGAACAATCTGCAAGATTGGTGCATTTCGCGCCAATTGTGGTGGGGACACCAAATTCCTGCGTGGTACGATGAAAGCGGCAAAATTTACGTTGCCGCCACTGAAGAAGAAGCGCAAAAACAAGCAGGCAGCCTGAAACTCACTCGTGATGAAGACGTATTGGACACATGGTTCTCGTCTGCGCTGGTGCCGTTTTCCACTTTGGGCTGGAAAGACGGCGAACCCGATACGGCTGAATTAAAAGCATTTTTGCCGTCCAATGTGCTGGTTACGGGCTACGAAATCATCTTCTTCTGGGTGGCACGTATGATTATGATGACCACGCATATTGTGGGCAAAGTGCCGTTCCATGACGTGTACATTCATGGCATTGTGCGCGACCATGAAGGCAAAAAAATGTCCAAATCCGAAGGGAATGTGATTGACCCTGTGGATTTGATTGACGGCATTGATTTGGATAACTTATTGATTAAACGTACAACAGGTTTGCGTAAACCCGAAACCGCGCCACAAATCAAAGAAGCCACCAAAAAACTCTTCCCCGAAGGCATTCCCGCCATGGGCGCGGACGCATTGCGTTTCACGATGGCGAGTTACGCGAGCTTGGGTCGCAGCGTGAATTTTGATTTCAAACGCGCCGAAGGTTACCGCAATTTCTGCAACAAAATTTGGAACGCCACCAATTTTGTTTTGATGAATACGGAAGACAAAGACTGTGGCTACGGCGCACACGCCACCGAGCCACGCGCCTACTCATTCCCCGACCAATGGATTATCGGGCGCGTGAACCAAGTGGAAGAACAAGTCGCCAAAGCGTATGAAAGCTATCGTTTTGATTTGGCGGCGGAATTATTATACAGTTTCATTTGGAATGACTATTGCGACTGGTATTTGGAATTGGCGAAAGTGCAATTGCAAACGGGTTGCGAAAGTCGCCAACGCGCCACACGCCATACTTTATTGCGCGTATTGGAAGTGAGTTTGCGTTTGCTGCACCCGATTATGCCGTTTATCACGGAAGAATTGTGGCAAGTCATCGCGCCGATGTGCGACCGCAAAGTGGCGGACAGCATTATGAATGCGCCGTTCCCGATTGCCGATTTGAGTTTTGTGGAACAAAGCGCGTTTGACAAAATGACTGCATTGCAAGACTTGATTGGTGCGGTGCGTAATTTGCGCGGCGAAATGGGCATTGCACCGAGCGTGAAAGCCCCATTATTTGTGGAAAGCGCGGACGATTTGGCGGATTATTTAAAATATCTGCCGATGATGGCGCGTTTAACCGAAGCCACGCAAGTTGCCACGCTGCCTGAAAGCGAAGATTCGCCCGTTGCCGTGTGCAATGGTGCGCGTTTGATGCTGAAAGTGGAAGTGGACAAAGCCGCCGAAACCGCGCGTCTGAACAAAGAAGCCGAAAAATTGCAAAAAGCCTTGGATAAACTGAACGCAAAATTGTCCAAAGCAGGCTATATGGACAAAGCCCCCGCGCATTTGGTGGAAAAAGACAAAGCAGAATTGGCTGATTTGCAAGAGAAAATGGCGAAAATTCAGGTGGCGTTGGATAAATTGAAGTAA
- a CDS encoding putative quinol monooxygenase yields the protein MIGVYATAQVKPECKAEFLALVQAFVEESRTHAGCISYDCGAVNGETDQYCFIERWQSQADLDAHLQTEFFTANAPKLVAMTVNGLAIHTLSLL from the coding sequence ATGATTGGTGTATATGCAACTGCACAAGTTAAACCTGAATGCAAAGCTGAATTTTTGGCATTGGTTCAAGCATTTGTCGAAGAAAGCCGCACGCATGCTGGTTGCATCAGCTACGATTGTGGCGCAGTCAATGGCGAAACCGACCAATATTGTTTTATTGAACGCTGGCAAAGCCAAGCCGATTTAGATGCCCATTTGCAAACCGAATTTTTTACCGCCAACGCCCCCAAATTGGTGGCAATGACGGTAAATGGTTTGGCGATTCACACATTATCATTGTTGTGA
- a CDS encoding adenine-specific methyltransferase EcoRI family protein codes for MSKSIKNSNLSNAKKAKNDEFYTQYHDIEKEMNAYLDFDENVFRGKTILLPCDDPEWSNFTLYFAQNFARLGLKKLISTSFAHQSKNLNTPYQPSLFESESPIFNNEKSKQKGKIFTLTEDINQDGIVDLKDLQWQYLTGDGDFRSDEIKNLRDEADIIITNPPFSLFREFMAWIMDANKKFAIIGNKNAITYKEVFPLIKDNKIWSGSMPMGADILFHIPEYMENDFIEAKQEGSAYRKIDNKIMARSTGMWFTNLEHGRRHQPLQLMTMEDNLKFNKSLKKEQYRNAYQEYDNYHAIEIPLVNAIPSDFDGVMGVPISFLDKYNPEQFEILGATQRGCHDAVPDIKKYDDYWEMKQSGERTGSSGGKTNENANLATNDGKKNYFINKEGHIVQSTYQRIFIRHKGVKK; via the coding sequence ATGTCAAAAAGTATCAAAAACAGCAATCTCTCAAACGCCAAAAAAGCCAAAAATGACGAGTTTTACACGCAATATCATGACATTGAAAAAGAGATGAATGCCTATCTTGATTTTGATGAAAATGTGTTTCGTGGCAAAACCATTCTTCTGCCTTGCGATGACCCTGAATGGTCTAATTTCACCCTGTATTTCGCCCAAAATTTTGCACGACTTGGTTTAAAAAAGCTGATTAGCACCAGTTTTGCCCACCAAAGCAAAAATTTGAATACCCCTTATCAGCCTAGCTTGTTTGAAAGCGAGAGCCCCATTTTTAATAACGAAAAATCCAAGCAAAAAGGCAAAATTTTCACGCTCACCGAAGACATCAATCAAGATGGCATTGTGGATTTAAAAGATTTGCAATGGCAATATTTAACGGGCGATGGCGATTTTCGCAGTGATGAAATCAAAAATTTGCGTGATGAAGCCGACATTATTATTACCAATCCCCCATTTTCTCTATTTCGTGAATTTATGGCGTGGATTATGGATGCGAATAAAAAATTTGCCATTATTGGTAATAAAAATGCCATTACTTATAAAGAAGTTTTTCCATTGATTAAAGACAATAAAATATGGTCAGGCTCAATGCCAATGGGCGCAGATATTTTATTTCATATCCCAGAATATATGGAAAATGATTTTATTGAAGCCAAACAAGAAGGGAGTGCCTATCGCAAAATTGACAATAAAATAATGGCTCGCTCTACTGGAATGTGGTTTACCAATTTAGAACATGGTCGCCGTCATCAACCATTGCAGTTAATGACAATGGAGGATAATTTAAAATTTAATAAATCCTTGAAAAAAGAACAATATCGCAATGCTTATCAAGAATATGATAATTATCATGCCATTGAAATTCCATTGGTTAATGCCATTCCGTCTGATTTTGATGGCGTAATGGGTGTGCCGATTTCATTTTTGGATAAATATAATCCCGAGCAATTTGAGATTTTGGGGGCTACTCAGCGTGGTTGCCATGATGCCGTTCCTGATATTAAAAAATATGATGATTATTGGGAAATGAAGCAAAGTGGTGAGAGAACAGGTTCATCTGGCGGTAAAACAAATGAAAATGCAAATTTAGCAACTAATGATGGAAAAAAGAATTATTTTATAAATAAAGAAGGTCATATCGTGCAATCGACTTATCAACGTATTTTTATTCGCCATAAAGGAGTAAAAAAATGA
- a CDS encoding DUF2818 family protein yields the protein MTAPMYTLLLLTLILANFPFLTQRGFGFLPLRQKRIVHHIVESIIGFLIIGVIAYVLESRAGSVHAQSWEFYVTCVCLYLVFAFPAFVWRYFWQGRNKE from the coding sequence ATGACTGCCCCCATGTACACTTTATTATTGCTCACATTGATATTAGCCAACTTCCCTTTTCTGACCCAACGCGGCTTTGGTTTTTTGCCATTGAGACAAAAACGCATTGTGCATCATATAGTTGAATCAATAATTGGATTTTTAATCATTGGTGTGATTGCTTATGTGCTGGAAAGTCGTGCAGGTTCGGTACATGCGCAGAGTTGGGAATTCTATGTTACTTGCGTGTGTTTGTATCTTGTATTTGCTTTTCCAGCATTTGTCTGGCGATATTTTTGGCAAGGACGTAATAAAGAATAA
- a CDS encoding hemerythrin domain-containing protein, producing the protein MTDNIWQTAPLSTTIDHVLQRFHETHHHQAESILPLAEKVSRVHADKISADLLPLLQQMFAELESHMQKEERVLFPMIKNGMGSNAAMPVRMMMLEHDDHAAAIAQLLAITDNLTPPADACRSWNSLYAQLNEFVEDLQNHIKLENEILFPRALNE; encoded by the coding sequence ATGACCGACAATATTTGGCAAACCGCGCCACTTTCCACAACCATAGACCATGTATTACAGCGTTTTCACGAAACTCATCATCATCAAGCTGAATCTATTTTGCCATTGGCAGAAAAAGTTAGCCGTGTGCATGCAGACAAAATTTCTGCAGATTTATTGCCCTTGTTGCAACAAATGTTTGCCGAATTGGAATCGCATATGCAAAAAGAAGAGCGCGTATTGTTTCCGATGATTAAAAACGGCATGGGCAGCAATGCGGCGATGCCTGTACGCATGATGATGTTGGAACACGATGACCATGCTGCCGCCATTGCACAATTATTGGCAATCACGGATAATTTGACGCCACCAGCAGATGCGTGTCGTAGCTGGAATAGTTTGTACGCGCAACTGAATGAATTTGTGGAAGATTTGCAAAATCATATTAAGTTGGAAAATGAGATTTTGTTTCCGCGTGCATTGAATGAATAA
- the secA gene encoding preprotein translocase subunit SecA, whose protein sequence is MLTSIAKKIFGSRNDRLLKQYQKTVDKINALEDRMRALSDEQLKAQTGKLKLRLKDGSTLDDILPEAFAVCREASRRVLGMRHFDVQLIGGMVLHNGKIAEMRTGEGKTLVGTLPVYLNALAGKGAHVVTVNDYLAERDANIMRPLYNFLGLSVGVILSNQSPFDRQNAYASDITYGTNNEFGFDYLRDNMVSDQYDKVQRELNFAVVDEVDSILIDEARTPLIISGQADDNIELYKIMNQVPAYLQRQEKEDSTEGDYWVDEKNHQVTLSEHGHERAEEVLTQLNLLKEGESLYSAGNIMLMHHLMAALRAHTLFHRDQHYVVKPDEQGQPEIVIVDEHTGRLMDGRRWSDGLHQAVEAKEGVEIKKENQTLASITFQNYFRLYSKLSGMTGTADTEAYEFQSIYGLETVIIPTNKPIQRKDYNDQIFRTAEEKYEAVIKDIKDCFERGQPVLVGTTTIENSELVSTLLKREGLPHNVLNAKEHQREALIVAQAGKPSMITVATNMAGRGTDIVLGGNVKHQAEAIMADETLPEKEKRAQIQALEDNWEADHKAVVEAGGLHIIGTERHESRRIDNQLRGRSGRQGDPGSSRFYLSFEDPLLRLFALDRAAAILDKLAPEPGVAIEAGILTRQIENAQRKVEGRNFDMRKQVLEYDDVANDQRKVLYYRRNEILTSKDISGIIRDMREYIIGGLVDTHMPPNSMEEQWNIPALEATLHEFRVHADISGWLKADNSLENEDVKERLLAQVEKEYQEKIDLVGADAFGNFERNIVLQVIDTQWREHLAAMDYLRQGIHLRGYAQKNPKQEYKREAFEMFQSLWHNIQNTTTQLLVSVQIQPNEDVVAESEPEQVAMQEVHADAPNMETLADEAHNGLTRAAFDPNNVTEEDKQYFPDALERAGVAVHRNDPCPCGSGLKYKQCHGRLV, encoded by the coding sequence ATGCTAACTAGTATCGCAAAAAAAATTTTTGGCAGCCGCAACGACCGACTGCTCAAACAATATCAAAAAACGGTTGATAAAATTAATGCTTTAGAAGACAGAATGAGAGCCCTGTCTGATGAACAACTCAAAGCACAAACAGGTAAACTTAAATTGCGTCTGAAAGATGGCTCTACTTTGGACGATATTTTGCCCGAAGCATTTGCCGTCTGTCGCGAAGCATCGCGCCGTGTGTTGGGTATGCGCCATTTTGATGTGCAATTGATTGGCGGTATGGTACTGCACAATGGCAAAATTGCCGAAATGCGTACAGGCGAAGGTAAAACATTGGTTGGTACATTGCCCGTGTATTTGAATGCATTGGCAGGCAAAGGCGCGCACGTTGTTACCGTGAACGATTATTTGGCAGAACGCGATGCCAATATTATGCGTCCGCTGTACAATTTTTTGGGTTTAAGCGTGGGCGTGATTTTGAGCAATCAATCGCCATTTGACCGCCAAAATGCGTATGCCAGCGACATTACTTATGGCACCAACAATGAATTTGGTTTTGACTATTTGCGCGACAATATGGTCAGCGACCAATATGATAAAGTGCAACGTGAATTGAACTTCGCCGTTGTGGACGAAGTAGACAGTATTTTGATTGATGAAGCGCGTACACCTTTGATTATTTCGGGTCAAGCCGATGATAATATTGAGCTGTACAAAATCATGAACCAAGTTCCAGCGTATCTGCAACGCCAAGAAAAAGAAGACAGCACAGAAGGCGATTACTGGGTGGACGAGAAAAACCATCAAGTTACTTTGTCTGAACACGGTCATGAACGCGCTGAAGAAGTGCTGACACAACTGAATTTGTTGAAAGAAGGCGAATCACTGTATTCTGCTGGCAACATCATGTTGATGCATCACTTGATGGCAGCTTTGCGCGCGCATACTTTGTTCCATCGCGACCAGCATTATGTGGTAAAACCCGATGAACAAGGGCAGCCTGAAATCGTGATTGTGGACGAACACACGGGTCGTTTGATGGACGGTCGCCGTTGGTCAGATGGTTTGCATCAGGCGGTGGAAGCCAAAGAAGGCGTGGAAATCAAAAAAGAAAACCAAACTTTGGCGAGTATCACGTTCCAAAACTATTTCCGTTTGTACAGCAAATTGTCAGGCATGACGGGTACGGCGGATACAGAAGCCTATGAATTTCAAAGTATTTACGGTTTGGAAACGGTGATTATTCCAACCAATAAACCGATTCAACGTAAAGACTACAACGACCAAATTTTCCGTACTGCCGAAGAAAAATACGAAGCCGTTATCAAAGACATTAAAGACTGTTTTGAGCGTGGGCAGCCTGTATTGGTGGGTACGACTACGATTGAAAATTCGGAATTGGTTTCTACTTTATTGAAACGCGAAGGCTTACCACACAATGTATTGAACGCCAAAGAGCATCAGCGCGAAGCCTTGATTGTGGCGCAAGCAGGTAAACCCAGCATGATTACTGTTGCCACTAATATGGCAGGTCGCGGTACAGATATTGTCTTGGGTGGCAATGTTAAACATCAAGCCGAAGCGATTATGGCGGACGAAACGCTGCCTGAAAAAGAAAAACGCGCACAAATTCAAGCTTTGGAAGACAATTGGGAAGCTGACCACAAAGCGGTGGTGGAAGCAGGCGGTTTGCATATTATTGGTACAGAACGCCACGAAAGCCGCCGCATTGACAATCAGTTGCGCGGTCGTTCAGGTCGTCAAGGCGACCCAGGTTCCAGCCGTTTCTATTTATCGTTTGAAGACCCATTGTTGCGCTTGTTTGCACTTGACCGTGCGGCAGCCATTTTGGATAAACTTGCACCCGAACCAGGGGTGGCAATTGAAGCGGGTATTTTGACACGCCAAATTGAAAACGCGCAACGCAAAGTGGAAGGTCGCAACTTTGACATGCGTAAGCAAGTGTTGGAATACGATGACGTAGCGAATGACCAACGTAAGGTATTGTATTATCGCCGCAATGAGATTTTGACCAGCAAAGACATCAGCGGCATTATCCGTGATATGCGCGAATACATCATCGGTGGTTTGGTGGATACGCATATGCCGCCAAACAGTATGGAAGAGCAATGGAATATCCCAGCATTGGAAGCAACATTGCATGAATTCCGTGTACATGCTGATATTTCAGGCTGGCTCAAAGCCGACAATTCTTTGGAAAACGAAGATGTGAAAGAACGTTTGTTGGCGCAAGTGGAAAAAGAATACCAAGAAAAAATTGATTTGGTAGGCGCGGATGCATTTGGCAATTTTGAGCGCAATATTGTGTTGCAAGTGATTGATACACAATGGCGCGAGCATTTGGCAGCAATGGATTATTTGCGTCAAGGCATTCATTTGCGTGGTTATGCACAGAAAAATCCAAAGCAAGAATACAAACGTGAAGCCTTTGAAATGTTCCAATCTTTGTGGCACAACATTCAAAATACCACCACGCAATTATTGGTATCAGTGCAAATTCAGCCAAATGAAGATGTGGTTGCCGAAAGTGAACCCGAGCAAGTTGCGATGCAAGAAGTTCATGCAGATGCGCCAAACATGGAAACATTGGCTGATGAAGCACACAACGGACTGACACGTGCTGCGTTTGACCCAAATAATGTTACCGAAGAAGACAAGCAATATTTCCCCGATGCGTTGGAGCGCGCTGGTGTTGCCGTGCATCGCAACGACCCCTGCCCTTGTGGTAGCGGTTTGAAATACAAGCAATGTCATGGTCGCTTGGTATAA
- a CDS encoding M3 family metallopeptidase has product MMSDILLNLDHEPDFRAIDTAQIKPAMQTAIAEARTQIAEIKAQSETTWQNTVERLTDITERVGRIWGVVAHLNSVVDTPELRAVYNELMPEVTVFFTEIGQDIELYARFKEIKNSDKFKRLDDAQQVKLNNDLRGFVLSGAELPPEQQQRLAALQTESAQLSAQFSQNVLDATDDFALYFEDVAELSGIPEDALAMFQAAAQAEGKSGYKVGLQMPHYIAVMQYADKRDLREKIYRAYVTRASELGKAEWDNTPHITRTLEIALEEANLLGYKNYAELSLVTKMADTPEQVVEFLRDLAKRAKPFAEKDLAEVREFAAKELGLSEIQSWDLTYASEKLRQAKYAFSETEVKKYFPANKVLSGLFAQIKRLYGVNLTEKKVPTWHDDVRYFELEKGGGIIGGVYMDLYAREGKRGGAWMNDYRGRRRFITGEKAGIIQTPTAYLVCNFTPPVNGKEARLSHDEIITLFHEMGHGLHHLLTRVDELGVSGINGVEWDAVELPSQFMENFVWEYNVLAEMSAHEETGETLPETLFNKMLAAKNFQRGLFLVRQMEFALFDMRVFSAENSGSLKDWAQTLADVRREVAVVQPPEYNRFTNSFSHIFAGGYSAGYYSYAWAEVLSADAYAAFEESDDVRGTGARFWNEILAVGGSRSAAESFKAFRGREPSMDALLRHSGFDLQAA; this is encoded by the coding sequence ATGATGAGTGATATTTTATTGAATTTAGACCACGAACCCGATTTCCGCGCCATTGACACCGCGCAAATCAAACCCGCTATGCAAACCGCCATTGCCGAAGCCCGCACCCAAATCGCTGAAATCAAAGCGCAAAGCGAAACCACTTGGCAAAACACCGTAGAACGCCTGACCGACATCACCGAGCGTGTGGGCAGAATTTGGGGCGTGGTGGCGCACCTCAATTCTGTGGTGGACACACCTGAATTGCGTGCAGTTTACAATGAATTGATGCCCGAAGTTACCGTATTTTTTACGGAAATCGGGCAAGATATTGAACTTTACGCGCGTTTCAAAGAAATTAAAAATTCCGACAAATTCAAGCGTTTAGATGACGCGCAACAAGTCAAATTAAACAACGATTTACGCGGTTTCGTGTTGAGCGGTGCCGAATTGCCGCCCGAACAACAACAGCGTTTGGCAGCATTGCAAACGGAAAGCGCACAACTTTCCGCGCAATTCTCGCAAAATGTGTTGGACGCAACCGATGATTTTGCGCTTTATTTTGAAGACGTTGCCGAATTGAGCGGCATTCCCGAAGACGCGCTCGCCATGTTTCAGGCTGCCGCGCAAGCGGAAGGCAAATCGGGCTACAAAGTCGGCTTGCAAATGCCACACTACATTGCCGTGATGCAATATGCCGACAAACGCGATTTGCGCGAAAAAATCTACCGCGCCTACGTTACCCGTGCCAGCGAATTGGGCAAAGCGGAATGGGACAACACGCCCCACATCACGCGCACTTTGGAAATCGCTTTGGAAGAAGCCAACTTGCTCGGCTACAAAAATTATGCCGAATTGTCTTTGGTCACCAAAATGGCGGATACGCCCGAACAAGTGGTTGAATTTTTGCGTGATTTAGCCAAACGCGCCAAACCGTTTGCCGAAAAAGATTTGGCGGAAGTGCGCGAATTTGCCGCCAAAGAATTGGGGCTGTCTGAAATCCAATCGTGGGATTTGACTTACGCCAGCGAAAAATTGCGCCAAGCGAAATACGCGTTTTCCGAAACCGAAGTGAAAAAATATTTCCCTGCCAACAAAGTATTATCGGGCTTGTTCGCGCAAATCAAGCGTTTGTATGGCGTGAATTTGACCGAGAAAAAAGTCCCCACTTGGCACGATGACGTGCGCTATTTTGAATTGGAAAAAGGTGGCGGCATCATCGGCGGCGTGTACATGGATTTGTACGCGCGTGAAGGCAAACGCGGTGGCGCGTGGATGAACGATTATCGCGGTCGCCGCCGTTTCATCACAGGCGAAAAAGCAGGGATAATTCAAACACCTACCGCGTATTTGGTCTGCAATTTCACGCCACCTGTAAACGGCAAAGAAGCGCGTTTGAGCCACGATGAAATCATCACGCTGTTCCACGAAATGGGACACGGTTTGCACCATTTGCTGACGCGCGTGGACGAGTTGGGCGTGAGCGGCATCAATGGCGTGGAATGGGACGCGGTGGAATTGCCCAGCCAATTTATGGAAAATTTTGTTTGGGAATACAATGTGTTGGCAGAAATGTCAGCACACGAAGAAACGGGCGAAACGCTGCCTGAAACTTTGTTCAACAAAATGCTGGCGGCAAAAAATTTCCAACGCGGTCTGTTTTTGGTGCGTCAAATGGAATTTGCGCTGTTTGATATGCGCGTGTTCAGCGCGGAAAATTCAGGCAGCCTGAAAGATTGGGCGCAGACTTTGGCAGACGTGCGCCGTGAAGTGGCGGTGGTGCAACCGCCTGAATACAATCGTTTTACCAACAGTTTCAGCCACATTTTTGCAGGCGGCTACTCGGCTGGCTATTACAGCTACGCTTGGGCGGAAGTGTTGAGCGCAGACGCGTACGCAGCGTTTGAAGAATCGGACGACGTGCGCGGCACAGGGGCGCGTTTCTGGAACGAGATTTTGGCGGTGGGCGGCAGTCGCAGCGCAGCGGAAAGTTTCAAGGCGTTCCGTGGGCGTGAGCCGAGTATGGACGCGCTGTTACGGCATTCTGGGTTTGATTTGCAGGCTGCCTGA